In Citrus sinensis cultivar Valencia sweet orange chromosome 2, DVS_A1.0, whole genome shotgun sequence, a single genomic region encodes these proteins:
- the LOC102617734 gene encoding protease Do-like 1, chloroplastic, with protein MAYSLISSSTFLLSRSPNTTLAPLNKHNFPLRPSRARATAATIICCSNSPTTSATRSIVSKLLLFTKPSSSASSAFESLFVFCGSVVLSFTLLFSNVDSASAFVVTPQRKLQTDELATVRLFQENTPSVVNITNLAARQDAFTLDVLEVPQGSGSGFVWDSKGHVVTNYHVIRGASDIRVTFADQSAYDAKIVGFDQDKDVAVLRIDAPKDKLRPIPIGVSADLLVGQKVYAIGNPFGLDHTLTTGVISGLRREISSAATGRPIQDVIQTDAAINPGNSGGPLLDSSGSLIGINTAIYSPSGASSGVGFSIPVDTVNGIVDQLVKFGKVTRPILGIKFAPDQSVEQLGVSGVLVLDAPPNGPAGKAGLLSTKRDAYGRLILGDIITSVNGKKVSNGSDLYRILDQCKVGDEVIVEVLRGDQKEKIPVKLEPKPDET; from the exons ATGGCTTATTCACTCATTTCTTCCAGTACGTTCTTACTCTCTCGCTCCCCAAACACGACGCTAGCTCCGCTCAATAAACACAATTTCCCTCTCAGACCATCACGGGCACGTGCCACTGCTGCTACTATCATTTGCTGCAGCAACTCTCCAACAACATCCGCCACTCGCTCAATTGTCTCAAAGCTGTTACTGTTCACTAAGCCGTCATCCTCCGCCTCTTCGGCTTTTGAATCACTCTTCGTATTCTGCGGTTCTGTGGTTCTATCTTTCACTCTCCTCTTCTCCAACGTTGATTCCGCGTCGGCTTTCGTCGTCACTCCGCAACGTAAGCTTCAAACCGACGAACTCGCTACCGTTCGTCTCTTTCAAGAGAACACTCCTTCTGTTGTTAATATCACCAATCTTGCTGCcag GCAGGATGCATTTACACTGGATGTGTTGGAGGTCCCACAAGGATCCGGTTCGGGTTTTGTCTGGGATTCCAAAGGTCACGTTGTCACCAATTATCATGTGATTCGTGGTGCTTCTGATATCAG GGTCACTTTTGCTGATCAATCAGCTTATGATGCGAAAATTGTTGGATTTGACCAAGACAAGGATGTTGCTGTGTTGCGTATTGATGCACCGAAAGATAAATTAAGACCTATTCCTATTGGTGTCTCTGCAGACTTGCTTGTTGGTCAGAAAGTATATGCTATTGGCAACCCC TTTGGACTCGACCATACCCTTACAACTGGCGTGATCAG TGGGCTTCGTAGGGAAATCAGTTCTGCAGCCACTGGCCGTCCAATTCAGGATGTTATACAAACTGATGCGGCCATTAATCCTGGTAATAGTGGAGGGCCACTTTTAGATAGTTCAGGAAGCCTAATTGGAATAAATACAGCTATATACTCTCCATCTGGTGCATCCTCTGGTGTTGGATTTTCGATTCCAGTTGACACT GTAAATGGCATTGTCGATCAACTAGTTAAGTTTGGTAAGGTCACACGACCTATTTTAGGGATTAAGTTCGCACCTGATCAATCTGTGGAGCAGTTAGGTGTAAGTGGAGTGCTCGTCTTAGATGCTCCTCCAAACGGTCCTGCTGGCAAAGCA GGCTTGCTATCAACCAAACGCGATGCCTATGGCAGACTTATTTTGGGTGACATCATAACATCTGTGAATGGAAAAAAGGTCTCCAATGGCAGCGACTTGTACAGAATTCTTGACCAATGTAAAGTTGGAGATGAG GTGATTGTTGAGGTATTGCGCGGAGATCAGAAGGAGAAGATTCCGGTAAAACTTGAACCAAAACCAGATGAGACTTAA